A portion of the Candidatus Pristimantibacillus lignocellulolyticus genome contains these proteins:
- the map gene encoding type I methionyl aminopeptidase translates to MIVIKTMEEIMKMKQAGEILAACHKEIAKMIKPGISTMEIDKFAEKFMLDHGATPEQKGYHGYPFATCASVNDVICHGFPSKEMILKDGDIVTVDMVVNLNGWLADSAWSYGVGEVAPLTQKLLDVTKESMYKGIEKAVIGNRIGDISNAIQVYAEAEGFSVVRDFIGHGIGSEMHEEPQVPHYGPAGRGTRLKEGMVLTIEPMLNIGKYHAKVDSDGWTARTVDGSLSAQYEHTLAITADGPFLITKQT, encoded by the coding sequence ATGATTGTCATTAAAACAATGGAAGAAATTATGAAGATGAAGCAAGCAGGAGAAATTCTAGCTGCTTGTCATAAAGAAATCGCAAAAATGATTAAACCAGGTATAAGTACGATGGAAATTGATAAATTTGCTGAAAAATTCATGTTAGATCATGGAGCTACACCAGAACAAAAGGGTTACCATGGATACCCTTTCGCAACATGTGCATCTGTTAACGATGTGATCTGTCACGGTTTTCCTAGTAAGGAAATGATCTTGAAAGATGGCGATATCGTAACGGTAGATATGGTAGTTAATCTTAATGGTTGGCTAGCAGATTCTGCATGGTCATACGGTGTAGGTGAAGTTGCACCACTAACGCAAAAATTACTAGATGTTACGAAAGAATCTATGTATAAAGGGATTGAGAAAGCAGTTATCGGTAATCGTATTGGTGATATTTCAAATGCGATACAAGTTTATGCTGAGGCTGAAGGTTTCTCAGTCGTACGTGACTTTATTGGTCACGGTATCGGATCTGAGATGCATGAAGAGCCACAAGTTCCTCATTATGGACCAGCGGGTAGAGGTACACGCTTGAAAGAGGGTATGGTTCTTACGATTGAACCGATGCTTAATATCGGTAAATACCATGCTAAAGTAGATTCTGATGGCTGGACGGCTAGAACGGTAGATGGTAGCTTATCGGCTCAATACGAGCATACACTTGCCATTACAGCAGATGGACCATTTCTAATTACAAAACAAACTTAA
- a CDS encoding M23 family metallopeptidase, producing MPSHSTYAVEPGKQSDEDIFTQRMQLYESMSLQTNIRWQWIAAIDQYERTISKARPKARPKLGNEVGIYVDELDWVGTLNPDQNDQHPNSIQWFDGIGRDGNSDNIVSRYDDSDLLYSVLYAVSEKGTSDEGVSIGLWDYYQNSRAVQRIQQFERIYSEYNKLDLFEHAFPLPLGSIYAYRDTWGAGRGWGGKRIHEGTDLFAGYGINVKSTCYGIVEIKGWNRYGGWRIGIRDLNNHYHYYAHLQGFSKDLTIGQVVTPGQVIGWVGSSGYGKPGTSGKFPPHLHYGIYSDRGYIEWAFDPYPSLKRWENEERKRLRQ from the coding sequence ATTCCGTCACATTCTACATATGCCGTTGAACCTGGAAAGCAATCAGATGAGGATATCTTTACACAGCGAATGCAACTATACGAAAGTATGTCCTTGCAGACAAATATAAGATGGCAATGGATTGCAGCGATCGATCAATATGAGCGAACCATATCTAAAGCTCGTCCTAAGGCTCGACCTAAACTTGGAAATGAAGTTGGAATATATGTTGATGAACTTGATTGGGTGGGAACACTTAATCCCGATCAAAACGATCAACATCCAAATTCCATACAATGGTTTGATGGGATTGGCAGAGATGGCAATAGTGATAACATCGTCTCAAGATACGATGATTCAGATCTGTTATATTCCGTGCTTTATGCTGTAAGTGAAAAAGGCACTTCAGACGAAGGAGTATCTATTGGATTGTGGGATTACTATCAAAATAGTAGAGCTGTCCAAAGAATACAACAATTCGAACGAATTTATAGCGAGTATAACAAGCTTGATTTGTTCGAACATGCCTTTCCTCTGCCTCTAGGTTCAATCTATGCTTATCGTGATACATGGGGGGCTGGTCGAGGTTGGGGTGGAAAACGAATCCATGAAGGTACTGATCTTTTTGCGGGATACGGAATAAATGTGAAAAGCACATGTTATGGCATAGTTGAGATTAAAGGTTGGAATCGCTATGGTGGTTGGCGAATTGGTATTCGCGACCTTAACAATCATTATCATTATTACGCCCATCTACAAGGGTTCTCAAAAGATCTAACGATAGGTCAAGTTGTAACTCCCGGTCAGGTCATTGGTTGGGTTGGTAGCTCTGGATATGGTAAACCTGGCACCTCGGGCAAATTCCCTCCGCATTTGCATTACGGCATCTATTCAGATCGTGGGTACATTGAATGGGCATTTGATCCATATCCGAGCTTAAAACGATGGGAAAATGAAGAGCGTAAGAGACTTCGCCAATAA
- the fetB gene encoding iron export ABC transporter permease subunit FetB, translating into MSIISLSFTLLFIAVTILISMKKKLLLEKDIFIGTIRASIQLIAIGYILNYVFATENIWLFFAIISIMILVAAHHGAKRGKEFRGAMWKIALCIFIIEIFVMLILLGMNIIEPTAQYIIPLSGMTIGNAMVVSSLFLTQLKREVEASRGEIETLLALGANGKQALQSLLARSVKFSMIPTIDSLKTVGLVQLPGMMTGMIIAGASPIEAVKYQLLILFTHTGAAALMSIILSMLFHKSVLTKDLRLQKNI; encoded by the coding sequence ATGAGCATAATAAGTTTAAGTTTCACTCTACTATTCATTGCCGTAACGATACTTATTTCAATGAAGAAAAAACTGTTGCTAGAGAAAGATATATTTATTGGCACAATACGGGCAAGTATTCAGCTTATTGCTATTGGATATATTCTCAATTATGTATTTGCTACGGAAAATATATGGTTATTTTTTGCGATTATTAGCATTATGATTTTAGTAGCAGCTCATCATGGCGCCAAGCGAGGTAAAGAGTTTCGCGGAGCAATGTGGAAAATAGCTTTATGCATTTTTATTATAGAGATATTTGTTATGTTGATCTTACTTGGCATGAATATTATTGAGCCTACTGCGCAATATATTATTCCACTTAGCGGGATGACAATCGGTAATGCAATGGTTGTGTCTAGTTTATTTCTTACTCAATTGAAACGAGAGGTAGAAGCATCTCGCGGAGAAATAGAAACTTTACTCGCACTTGGAGCTAATGGCAAACAAGCACTTCAAAGCCTACTTGCTCGTTCTGTAAAATTCAGTATGATACCTACAATCGACAGTCTCAAAACTGTCGGCTTAGTTCAATTACCTGGAATGATGACCGGAATGATCATTGCCGGAGCAAGCCCAATCGAAGCAGTTAAGTATCAACTATTGATTCTATTCACACATACAGGTGCAGCTGCATTAATGAGTATTATATTAAGTATGTTATTTCATAAAAGCGTATTAACTAAAGACTTACGGCTACAAAAAAACATCTAG
- the yunB gene encoding sporulation protein YunB: MAKWGKRGVLWHVTELLTAISDSLQIGSSSQTKGWKRKNSIGEWNASPQSTKQMNFKTVKPAKRLTGFMSQPVKVHATKQKKKWGFKKTSMVVLVIILVITIPTFVFVERNLREPLMHVAKIRVKQIATQAINEAITEQVAQQAQTEELIDWKMDSNGKISGFMLNYSEHMKITSATIETVQNSLSDLQEIPEHIPIGHAFNSALISNYGPKIPVTFEPLGAVKVELNTREKNAAINMVLVEVYIKVITEISIIIPFDTDPELVEAEIPISYLLVVGDVPMYYYDSTGKPVGDSAPQAPNISVPLSEGAGISSGTKEEHPQTPLDGNMIETP; the protein is encoded by the coding sequence GTGGCTAAATGGGGGAAAAGAGGGGTTCTATGGCATGTGACAGAATTACTAACAGCTATCAGTGATTCCTTACAAATAGGAAGTTCATCTCAGACTAAAGGATGGAAAAGGAAAAACTCTATAGGTGAATGGAATGCGTCGCCTCAATCAACGAAACAGATGAACTTCAAAACAGTGAAACCTGCGAAAAGATTGACGGGGTTTATGTCTCAACCAGTCAAAGTACATGCAACAAAACAGAAGAAAAAATGGGGATTCAAAAAAACGAGTATGGTAGTGCTTGTTATTATTTTAGTAATTACGATTCCGACCTTCGTTTTCGTAGAACGGAATTTAAGAGAACCACTTATGCATGTTGCGAAAATAAGGGTAAAGCAAATTGCAACGCAAGCCATTAATGAGGCGATTACTGAACAGGTTGCACAACAAGCGCAGACCGAGGAACTTATTGATTGGAAGATGGACAGCAATGGGAAAATTTCGGGGTTCATGCTAAATTACTCCGAGCATATGAAAATTACTTCAGCAACCATTGAGACGGTTCAAAATTCATTGTCTGATCTTCAAGAAATTCCCGAGCATATTCCAATTGGCCATGCATTTAATAGTGCATTAATCTCAAATTATGGACCTAAAATACCAGTTACATTTGAACCACTTGGTGCTGTAAAGGTTGAATTAAATACAAGAGAAAAAAATGCGGCTATAAATATGGTACTTGTAGAGGTATACATTAAGGTGATAACAGAGATCTCAATCATTATTCCATTTGATACTGACCCAGAATTAGTGGAAGCGGAAATACCCATTTCATATTTGCTCGTTGTAGGTGATGTACCTATGTATTATTACGATAGTACGGGTAAGCCAGTCGGCGATTCAGCCCCTCAAGCTCCAAATATTTCGGTTCCACTTTCAGAGGGTGCAGGAATCTCAAGTGGAACAAAAGAGGAACACCCGCAGACGCCATTAGACGGTAACATGATCGAGACTCCGTAA
- a CDS encoding ATP-dependent helicase, with product MLHAFLQQYKDLVQLNDVQQKAVEHFQGPLLLLASPGSGKTTTIIMRIGYLVSYHKVQAHQIIAVSFSKASARDMSLRYERFFPELPKVKFSTIHSLAFEIVIQGLRKQGISYEVIDGYDNKADEELEEQETRLHKNIILRQLYEKLFHEKMKDELLDELLTYISYVKNKMIPQEQWNHIPCKVKQADELLRMYEQFKQSQQKLLLDFDDMLVYAEKTLREDLAIRNMYKRRYRFMLTDESQDTSLIQHHIIALLVEDHHNICVVADDDQSIYSWRGAEPSYLLSFKEHYHSAEIMYMEQNYRSSQEIVTVANQFIRKNHNRYAKHMFTKNPARELIHIHDFPTVQEEINYIADALQRSDQLQEVAVLYRNHYSSIMLVNELDRRGIPFYMKDGDDRFFSHWVVEDILNFMRLSYTDRRMDIFEKLAMKMNVYLSKQQILQCKQLHEQESIFELLLAKVKLNDYQPELIIRAQQTVQSLRDVNPVEAIRLIRNDLGYDKAIVGLCERLGFRKEYLMSILNSLEGIAEGQQTLEQFANRLKQLEQAQKQAKNKKREAVVTLSTLHSAKGLEFNIVYMMDLVQQVIPSRTDQDSAELMEEATRLFYVGMTRARHSLHLMTVQKWQNERAKSSEFVQAVKGIQNLLPMMLEQTFSSQIQQKLDHIVNHQSSTITQFSTVKSVKKINVNAITDANVLETGIVIIHEQFGEGTIEEVQTPKIRINFVKHGLKTLQVEMCITQGLLELPKEQKLLNV from the coding sequence ATGTTACACGCATTTTTGCAACAATATAAAGATTTGGTACAACTTAACGACGTTCAACAAAAAGCTGTTGAGCATTTTCAAGGTCCATTATTATTACTTGCATCACCTGGATCAGGAAAGACGACTACCATTATTATGCGAATCGGATATCTCGTTAGCTATCATAAAGTTCAAGCGCACCAAATAATTGCAGTTAGTTTCAGCAAAGCGTCTGCTCGTGATATGAGCTTACGCTATGAGCGGTTTTTCCCTGAACTACCTAAAGTGAAATTTTCTACGATCCATAGTCTTGCATTTGAAATTGTTATACAAGGATTACGGAAACAGGGGATATCTTATGAAGTGATCGATGGTTATGACAACAAAGCGGATGAAGAACTAGAAGAGCAAGAAACTAGACTTCATAAAAATATAATATTACGCCAATTGTATGAAAAGTTATTTCACGAAAAAATGAAAGACGAATTACTTGATGAATTGTTGACATATATAAGCTATGTGAAAAATAAAATGATCCCGCAGGAGCAATGGAATCATATACCTTGTAAAGTGAAACAGGCGGACGAGCTCTTACGTATGTATGAACAATTTAAGCAATCGCAACAAAAATTATTACTAGATTTTGATGATATGCTTGTCTACGCCGAGAAGACATTAAGAGAAGATCTTGCTATACGAAATATGTATAAACGAAGATATCGCTTTATGTTAACTGATGAAAGTCAAGATACTTCACTTATTCAACATCATATTATTGCATTACTTGTAGAGGATCATCATAATATTTGTGTCGTTGCCGATGATGATCAATCGATCTATAGCTGGAGGGGAGCAGAACCATCTTATCTGCTGTCGTTCAAGGAGCATTATCATTCAGCTGAAATTATGTATATGGAGCAAAACTATCGTTCTTCTCAAGAAATCGTAACAGTAGCGAATCAATTTATCCGGAAAAATCATAATCGATATGCTAAACATATGTTTACTAAAAATCCCGCCAGAGAACTCATTCATATTCATGATTTCCCAACTGTACAAGAAGAAATTAACTATATCGCCGATGCATTGCAGCGGTCTGATCAGTTACAAGAAGTTGCCGTATTATATCGTAATCATTATTCATCTATTATGCTTGTTAATGAACTCGATCGTAGAGGAATTCCATTCTATATGAAGGATGGAGATGATCGTTTCTTCTCTCATTGGGTAGTCGAAGATATTTTGAATTTTATGAGATTAAGCTATACCGATCGTAGAATGGATATTTTCGAGAAGTTGGCGATGAAAATGAACGTATACTTATCGAAACAACAAATACTACAATGCAAACAATTGCATGAGCAGGAATCTATTTTTGAATTGTTACTTGCCAAAGTGAAATTAAATGACTACCAACCTGAACTCATTATCCGTGCTCAGCAAACGGTACAATCACTTCGTGATGTAAATCCTGTAGAAGCGATTCGTCTTATTCGCAATGATCTAGGTTATGATAAAGCAATTGTTGGATTATGTGAACGATTAGGTTTTCGTAAGGAATACTTAATGAGTATTCTTAACAGCTTAGAAGGAATAGCAGAAGGGCAACAAACACTGGAACAGTTTGCGAATAGATTAAAGCAACTTGAGCAAGCTCAAAAACAAGCTAAAAATAAAAAACGAGAAGCTGTTGTAACATTGTCGACGCTACATAGCGCAAAGGGATTAGAATTCAACATCGTCTATATGATGGATCTAGTCCAACAAGTTATTCCATCACGCACAGATCAAGATAGTGCAGAATTAATGGAAGAAGCCACTCGATTATTCTATGTTGGAATGACGAGAGCAAGGCATAGCCTGCATTTAATGACTGTGCAAAAGTGGCAAAATGAGCGGGCAAAATCATCTGAGTTTGTCCAAGCGGTAAAAGGAATTCAAAATTTATTGCCGATGATGTTGGAGCAAACATTCTCTTCGCAGATTCAGCAGAAGCTGGATCATATTGTGAATCATCAATCGTCGACGATTACACAATTTAGCACTGTTAAAAGTGTTAAGAAGATAAATGTAAATGCAATTACAGACGCTAATGTGTTAGAAACGGGAATTGTCATTATTCATGAACAATTTGGTGAGGGTACGATAGAAGAAGTTCAAACACCAAAAATTAGAATTAATTTTGTAAAGCATGGTTTGAAAACACTGCAAGTAGAAATGTGCATTACTCAAGGACTATTAGAATTACCAAAAGAACAGAAGCTATTAAATGTTTAG
- a CDS encoding sugar phosphate isomerase/epimerase yields MKFSVFTVMMPDCNLEQTVQLLRDNQYDGVEWRFIDPDQSKSSEAPSFWGNNFSTVPASSTIEHLEYIGNLSKQFGLTQPNLASYIKCGDLAATEQAMKAAQILGSPSIRIGVPSYDGTTSYQQCLADGRAYLDQVQQLAQQYKVKGSIETHHGNIACSASAAYRLVEGFDPNYIGIIYDPGNMVHEGYENYQMGLEIIGNYLTHVHVKNATYALSTSDGIDASTWKVNWSAIDKGAAHWPNVIKALKAIGYDGWMSMEDFSLSQTTESLLQHNISYIKSLL; encoded by the coding sequence ATGAAGTTTTCAGTATTTACTGTAATGATGCCTGATTGTAATTTAGAGCAGACGGTGCAACTGCTTCGTGATAATCAATATGACGGGGTAGAGTGGCGTTTTATTGATCCTGATCAATCCAAATCGAGCGAAGCACCATCATTTTGGGGGAATAATTTCTCAACAGTGCCTGCTAGCTCAACGATTGAACACCTTGAGTATATAGGTAATTTGAGTAAGCAATTCGGACTTACACAACCTAATCTTGCTTCTTATATTAAATGTGGCGATTTGGCTGCAACTGAGCAAGCGATGAAGGCTGCTCAAATATTAGGGTCCCCTTCCATTCGCATTGGAGTCCCATCTTATGACGGCACAACATCGTATCAGCAATGTCTTGCTGATGGTAGAGCTTATCTAGATCAAGTGCAACAATTAGCTCAACAATATAAGGTCAAGGGCTCTATTGAGACACATCATGGCAATATTGCTTGCAGTGCATCAGCAGCTTATCGATTAGTTGAAGGGTTCGATCCTAATTATATCGGGATCATTTATGATCCAGGCAATATGGTACATGAGGGGTATGAAAATTACCAGATGGGGCTTGAAATCATCGGTAACTATTTAACACATGTCCATGTGAAAAATGCTACATATGCATTGTCAACTTCAGATGGTATTGATGCTTCCACATGGAAAGTAAATTGGAGTGCTATTGATAAAGGAGCAGCACATTGGCCTAATGTAATTAAGGCGTTGAAGGCGATCGGATACGATGGTTGGATGAGTATGGAGGATTTCAGTCTATCTCAAACAACGGAGTCATTACTACAACACAATATTTCTTATATTAAATCTTTACTTTAA